The Brevundimonas vesicularis genome includes the window CGGCGGCATTCGCGAAACGCAGGAGATGCTGGACTTCTGCGCCGAGCACGGCATCGCCTGCGACATCGAGACGATCGCTCCGGATCAGATCAACGACGCCTATGAGCGGATGCTGAAATCCGACGTCCGCTATCGCTTCGTCATCGATATGGAAAAGCTGGCCGCCTGATCGCCGGGACGAAGATCAACGAAACGCGACGGAGGCATGAAACTTCCGTCGCGTCAGATTCTCGCCTTGCGCGCTAGCGCTCGCACGTTAATCCTGAACTCCGACAAGGCCTTCTAAGGGTCTGCATAGGGACAGGAGACGATATGGCGCGCGTAGCTTTCGTGACGGGCGGGACCCGGGGCATCGGCAAGGCGATCGTTCAGCGCCTTCACGAGGACGGCTTCAAGGTCGCCGCCGGCTATTCCGGCAACGACGAGGCGGCCAGGGCCATCGCCGACGCGCTGGACGTCATGGTGGTCAAAGGCAACGTCGGCAGCTTCGACGACTGCGCCCGCGCGGTGAAGGAGGTCGAGGATCAGCTCGGTCCCATCGACATCCTGGTCAACAACGCCGGCATCACCCGCGACGGCTTCTTCCACAAGATGAGTCACGACCAGTGGTCCGACGTGATCCGCGTCAACATGGACAGCGTCTTCAACATGACGCGCCAGGTCATCAACGGCATGCGCGACCGGGGCCACGGGCGCATCGTCAACATTTCCTCGATCAACGGTCAGAAGGGTCAGATCGGCCAGACCAACTATTCCGCCGCCAAGGCCGGGATGATCGGCTTCACCAAGGCGCTGGCTCTGGAGAATGCGCGCAAGGGCGTGACGGTGAACTGCATCGCGCCCGGCTATATCGACACCGAAATGGTTGGCGCCATGGACCCCAAGGTGCTGGAGGGCATCATCAGCCACATCCCCGTCGGCCGCCTGGGCAAGGGCGAAGAGATCGCCGACATGGTGTCCTGGCTGGTGGGCGAGCGTGCCGGATATGTCACAGGCTGCACACTGTCGCTGAACGGCGGTCAGTACCTGGTGGGTTGAGGCGGGCTTCGCCCAAAATCCGCCGCGCGCGGGTTTCATCAAGTCTGTCATGAAGTTGTTGGGATCGGTCAGGGCGAAAAAATCGCCACGCGTGACCGCGATGGCGGTCGCCGTCATCGCGGTCATCGGCGTGGGCGTCGTCGCGCCCGTGGTCTTCCCGTCCGAAAGCCACGCCCAGTCCCGCCGGACCGTGCCGCCGACCGCCCGCTACGTCAGCAGCAGCGGCCAGGGTTTCATTCTGGACACGTCCGGCTCGCGCCCCTTGATGCGCTTGGAACGCTCGACCGAGGTCTGGGTCTTGCGGCCCACGCCCGCCCCGCGTGGCGACATCATCTATCGCAACGACAACGGCGATCAGGTGCTGCGCGTCACGCCCGACGGCGCCGTCACCTTGTATACGACCGCGACGCCCCAAGGCTCGCCCGCCTCGCGCGTCGGCGAAGCGCAGGGCCTGGCCAGCGCGGCCATGACGGGCGCTCAGCTTGTCGAATATTTCATGCGCCAGAGCTACCGCGCCAGCACGGCGATGGGCCGGCTGATCGTCATCGACGTGGATATCCAGCCCGGCTCGGAACAGGTCGCCGCGGACACCGTCTCGGCCGCCAGCGACGCCATCGTGCGCATGGCGCGGTCCTCCAACCTGCGCGCTCAGGTCGAGCGGGTGCGCCGCGTCGTGGTGTCCGATCAGGGGCGTCCCGGCGTCAGCCTGATCCAGGGCACGCTGCGGATCGTCATCGACGCCGACGCCGGCATCGCCGGCCGCCCGTCTTCGGCCCGCATCGTGCGGGTCGTGGGCGGGGACGCCCTGAACCGCTAGCCCTGGAAGCTGTCCTTGGCCGCCCGGCGCGCGGCGAACTGATCCGCATCCGTGGCGGTCAGGAACGGATTGAACCGCTTCTCCACCCCCAGCATCGTCGGCACGGTCGGCTCGCCGCGCGCGCGCGCCGCGAAGATCGCCTCGGCATGGGCGGCGACTTCTGGCCGGTCATCCAGGCTCAGGGTGAAGCGCGCGTTTGACGCCGTATATTCGTGCGCGCACCAGATCACGGTCTGGTCGGGCCAGGCCTTCAGCCGCTGCAGGCTCTCGAACATCTGCTCGGGCGTGCCCTCGAACAACCGGCCGCAGCCCAGGGCGAACAGGGTGTCGCCGGTAAAGGCCAAGCCGTCCGCCGGCGCATGAAACACCACATGGCCGAGGGTGTGGCCGGGCGTTTCGGTGACCTCGAACCGCGTCTCGCCCACCATCACCACATCGCCGTCAGCGATCACCCGGTCCAGCGGCGCGACCTTTCGCACCTCTTCCGGCCCGATGATATCGCAAGCCCAGTCGGCCTTCAGCCGCGCGTTGCCCTCGGTGTGATCGGGGTGCCAGTGGGTGTTCAGGATCAGGTCCAGACGCCCCCAGCCCAGGCCTTCCAGCTCCTCCAGAATGCGCGCCGCGTCCGGCGTATCGACCGCCGCGACCACGCCGGTCGCGGCGTCGCGGATCAGAAAGCCGTAGTTGTCGCTGCGGCAGGGAAACAGATGCACATCCAGGGTCATGCGCCCATCCTAGCAGCAGGGCCGCCGACAGGCCTATAGTGGGCTCATGCGGCGCAGCATCGACGAGCTTCGAACCTTCTACGGCGAGCCGACCGGCGCGTTGGCGCGACGGCTGGTGGCGCGACGGTTGGACGACGCCTGGGGCGAGGCGGCCGATTGCGACGTGCTGGGCGTCGGTTACGCCACCCCTTGGCTGGACGCCTTCGTCGGCGCGCGGCGCGTCGTCGCGGCCATGCCGGGCGGGCAAGGCGTCGAGCATTGGCCGACGGTCGGTCGCAACCGCACCCTGCTGGTGGATGATCGCCGCCTGCCCTTCCCCGCCGGAGCGTTCGACCGCATCCTGCTGGTTCACGCCCTGGAAGAGGCCGACGATCCCGCCGCCTTGCTGATGGAAGCGGTGCGCGCGCTTTCGCCGACCGGGCGCATCATCCTGGCGGCGGCGGCGCGCGGCGGCCTGTGGGCGCGAGCGGACAACACCCCCTTTGGTCACGGCCGCCCCTTCACCCGGCGCCAGTTGGAACGGCTGGTGCGCGATGTCGGGCTGGAACCGATGGCCTGGTCCCAGACGCTTTATGTCCCGCCTTGGGGGCCGATGCTGCCTCTGGCTGACGGTTTCGAACAAGTCGGTCGCCGGGTGTTTCCCGGAACCGCCGGGCTGATCCTGCTGGAGGCCTCGCGCCACAGCTACGCCCGCATCCGCCCCAGCGGCCATGCCCAGCGCGTCGCCGCCCCCGTCCTGGCGCCCCAACCCGCCGCCTCCGTCTCTTCGCGAGGCGAACATCGCGACTGACGGCGAGTTGACCGTCGCCCCATCTGGCGGGCCGGGCGAAACCGCCTTATGGCGAAGGCCATGCACCGACTGATCCTGATGCGGCACGCCCAGGCCGAAGCCTCCGCGCCCTCCGGCGGCGACGAAGCCCGCCCCCTGTCCGCCGGCGGCCGCGCCGAGGCTCTGCTGATGGGGCGCGCCCTGGCCGAGCGGGGCCTTAAGCCGGACCTTGCCCTGGTGTCCACCGCCGTGCGCACCCGCCAGACCTGGGAGCAGATGCACGACGCCTTCGGCGATGTGGAAGTCCGCGACGAGGACGCCCTCTACAACGCTCCCTCCGACGTGATCCGCCGCTTCGTCGAGGCCAGCGAGGACGAGGCGGGCTGCCTGCTGATCCTGGCCCACAATCCGGGCATCCACGTCCTGGCGGCCGAATATCTGATCGAAAGCGCCGCCTCGCCGGCCGTGGTGGACACGCTGTCGGCCGGCTTCCCGACCGGCGCCGCCGCCCTGTTCAGCGTCGATGTCGCGGGGCGCTGCACCTACGAAGGCTTCCTGACGCCGCGCTCGCTGGGCGCGCCATCCGCATGACCGACATCGCCTACAAGATCGTCGACGCCGCCGAATGGCGCGCCGCCGTCGCCGAGGGCCGATACGACGGCGCACCCGTCGATCTGGCCGACGGCTACATCCATATGTCGACCGAGGCGCAGTTGGCCGAGACTGCGCGACGGCATTTCGCCGGGCGCGGCGACCTGCTGCTGCTGACCGTCGATCTCAGCGGGTTCGGCGACGACCTGATCTGGGAACCGTCGCGCGGCGGCGATCTGTTCCCGCATCTCTACGCCCCCCTGCCCGTCGGCGCCGTCACGGCCTCGCGCGCCTTCTCGGTCACGGCCGAGGGCGAGATGGCGTTCGAGGACGACCGATGAGTCTGGCTGATGTGGGCGCCGCCCTGCTGCGTCGGCTCGATCCGGAGCAGGCGCATCAGTTGGCGATCAAGGGGCTGGCGCTGGCTCCATTGCCGACGCCGCCTGCGGACGATCCGATCCTGAGAACACAGCTGGCGGGGCTGGACCTGCCCAATCCGGTCGGTCTGGCGGCGGGTCTGGACAAGAACGGCGAGGCCCTGCGCGGCCTGTCGCGCCTCGGCTTCGGCTTCGTCGAATGCGGCTCGGTCACGCCCCGACCCCAGCCCGGCAATCCCAAGCCGCGCCTGTTCCGCCTCAGCGAGGACCGGGCGATCATCAACCGGATGGGGTTCAACAACGCCGGGCTAGACGCCTTCGCCGAGCGGCTGGACCAGCGCCCGACGGGCGTCGTGGTCGGCGCCAATCTGGGGGCCAACAAGGACACCGAGGACAAGGCGACTGACTATGTCGCCGGTCTGCAACGCCTCGCCGGCCGCGCCGCCTACTTCACCGTCAACATCTCCTCGCCCAATACGCCGGGCCTGCGCGCGCTACAGGGCCGCGAGCAGTTGGACGACCTTCTGGGTCGCATCAACGCCGCCCGGCCGGCTGCCGCACCTGACCGCGTGCCCGTCTTTCTGAAGATCGCGCCCGATCTGATCGCCGACGAGATCGGCATGATCGTCGAGGCCTCGCTGGCCCATCGGATCGACGGTCTGATCGTGTCCAACACTACGCTGGAGCGCCCCGAGACCCTGCGCTCGCCGGACGCCCACGAGACCGGCGGCCTGTCCGGCGCGCCCATTCGTCCCTTCGCGGAAAAGGCCCTGCGCGCGGCGGCCGAGGCCGCAGCCGGCCGTCTGCCGCTGATCGCCGTCGGCGGCATCGACAGCGGGGCCGAGGCCTATGCCCGCATTCGCCTGGGGGCATCGGCGGTCCAGATCTATTCCGCCCTGATCTACGAGGGGCCGGGCCTGGTCGCCCGTATCAAGCGTGACCTGGCCGCTCGCCTTCGCGCCGACGGTTTTTCCTCAGTAGCAGACGCGGTCGGCGCGCCCCGTTGACGGAGCGTTAGTGTCGACACGTCTAGGGTGACCGATGCGAGCGATCTGCGTTCGTCATCCGAGAGCCTGAATGAAATCGACCGCCGTCGATATCGCTGAAAGCAGCTGGACCGCCGCCGTTCGCCAACGCTCGGCCGCTGCGGTGCAACGGCTCGTGGCGGCGGCGGCTGTCGCCCTGGTGGTGACGCCGATGGTCGGGGTGCGGTTCACCTTCGGCTGGGTCGTGCTGTATATGGCGGTCCAGGCCATGGAAGTGGTCGTCTATCGACCGATCCTGAAATCGCCCGACGAGCTGTCCACGGGACGCAAGCTGGCGATCCTAGCCGTCGTCTTCGCCAATTCGACGGTCTTCTCCTCGCTTTCCCTAGTCCTCTGGTGGATCGGCGGTGCGATTGGCGGCGTCTGCGCCGTCCTGATGCTGACTGCGGTCATGCTGACGGCGATCGTGAACGCCACCCGATGCCAGGCCGTGATGATCGCCGGCCTCGCGCCGCAGGTCGGCTTCCTGCTGGCGACACCCTTCTTCGTCTATGCGCTGCACGCGCCCGGCCCGCTGGTCATGTCGGCCGCAGCGGCCGTGGTGCTGTTCACCTTCTATGTCGCCATCACCGGTCAGCGCATGGTCGAGGCCAGCGTCACCGTCGTCCGCGCCCACGCTTTGGCCGAGGATTCCCGTCTCAGGGCCGAGCGCAGCCTGGCCGACCACACCACCTTCCTGGCCGCCATCGGCCATGACCTGCGCACCCCGATCGGCGCGATCCTGGCCGGCGCCGCCGAGTTTCGCGCGCCCGACGCCCAGTCGCGCAACAGCGCCAATCTGATCACCGACGCCGGCCTGATGATGAAGGCCCTGCTGGACGACCTGCTGGACCACACCCGGATCGGCGCCGGGCGAATGACGGTTGAGGCCAAGGACTTCGACCTGCGGCAAATGCTGGCCCAGACCCTGATGCTGTGGCGCGGCGTCGCCGACGCCAAGGGGCTGAAGCTGCGCATCGAGGGCGCCTCGGCCATGCCGCGCCACGTCAAGGGCGACGTCATGCGCATCCGTCAGGTGCTGAACAACCTGATGTCCAACGCTATGAAGTTCACCGAGCAGGGCCAGATCACCCTGCGGGTCCAGGCCTGGCCCGAGGAGCCGTCGGGATACGCCCTGCTGTTCGAAATCGTGGACACGGGACCGGGCATGACGAGCGACCAATTGGCCCGCCTGTTCACCCCGTTCGACCAGACCGCCGACGGCGTCTCCGCCCGCTACGGCGGCTCGGGCCTGGGTCTGGCGATCAGCCGCAACTTGATCGACCTGATGGGCGGCCGACTGACCGTGCGCAGCGCGCCGGGTCAGGGTTCGCGCTTCACCGTCTCCCTGATCCTGCCGCGCGGCGACGAGGCGGCGCAGATCGTCGAGGTCGTCGATGAAAGCCGCCTGGATATCGCCCGCTCGCTGACGCCCTCGGTCGCGCCCACGCCCCAGCCCGCGGCCGTCGCCCCTTCGCCCGCGCCTGAGCCCGAGCCGGTGGCTGCGCCCCCTGCGGCCGCCGACGAGGCCGAAGACCAGCCGCTGCGCCTGCTGGTCGTGGACGATCACGACATCAACCGCCGCGCGGTGCAGCTGATCCTTCAGCCGCTGGGCTGCGAGATCACGACCGCCGCCGACGGCTTGATCGCGCTGGAACGCTGTCAGGAGGCGGTCTTCGACGTCATCTTCATGGATGTCCGGATGCCCGAGCTGGACGGGAGAGAGACGACGCGTCGCCTGCGCGCCGGCGGCGGACCCAACGCCGCCACCCCGGTCGTCGCCGTCACCGCCGACACCGCGCCCGAGGACGTCGCGGCCTGTCAGGCGGCCGGCATGGCCTATTTCGTCTCCAAGCCCCTGACGCCGCCCGCCCTGATCGGCGCCTTGCAGCACGTCCTGAACGACACCGCCGCTCAGGCCGCGACCGAGGCCGCCTAACCCCGGACGGCCGTGATAAGGCGCGCGGCGAAATCAGGCTGTTTCATCTCGCATTCCCAGACGATTACCACGCGCCAGCCTGACGCCTCCAGCGCCTGAACAGCGGCAGCGTCGCGCGCGCGGTTTCGGCTGATCTTGGCGATCCAGTAATCGGCGTTGGTCTTGGGCTGGCGTGATCCACGGGCGCAATCATGGCCGTGCCAGAAGCAGCCGTGGACGAACAGGGCGACCTTGCGGCCCTTCATCACCACATCCGGACGGCCCGGCAGACCCATGCCGCCCAGCCGATAGCCGATCCCGGCCGCACGCAGGATTCTGCGCACGGCCAGTTCCGGCGACGTATCCCGCCCCTTCACGCGACGCATCACGGCGCTGCGCTTCTCGGGGCTGAACACATCCGTGTTCACGATCAATCCACGCTCAAGTGGCGAAGCGGTAGCGTGGATTGATCCAACTTAAAGCTGCGCCAGCAGATGCTCGGCCGAGGACACCTTGAACTCGCCGCCCTGCTCGATGTTCAGCTGCTCGACCACGCCGTCCTTAACCAGCATGGAATAGCGCTGCGAGCGCTCGCCAAGGCCGAAGCCCGTACCGTCCAGCACCAGACCCAGGGCGCGGGTCAGTTCGCCGTTGCCGTCGGCCAGCATGACGATGCTGTCGTCGGTGATGCCCTGGCTCTCGCCCCAGGCCTTCATGACGAAGGCGTCGTTGACCGAGATGCAGGCGACCGTATCGACGCCCTTGGCCTGGATGTCGGCCAGATGATCCTTGAAGCCCGGCAGGTGACGCGCCGAGCAGGTGGGGGTGAAGGCGCCAGGCACGGCGAACAGGGCCACGGTCTTGCCGGCGAAGATGTCGTCGGTGCTGACGGGCTTGGGGCCCTCGGCGGTCGCTTGGGCGAGGGTCGCGTTGGGGATGCGATCGCCGATCTGAATGGTCATGTCTGTCTCGCTGAGTTTGGGGCTGACGGGGTAGGAAACACCGCCTGCGACACATAGAGCGCGCCGACGGGACCGCAAGCGTCCGCTCGACTTGCATGCGCCGCTTTCGCGACCGATGATCGGATCATGAGCGAAGCCTCCACCCTGACCGGCCGACTGCTGGTCGCCATGCCCGGGATCGACGACGCCCGGTTCGAACACGCTGTCATCCTGATCTGCGCCCACGGGCCGGATCACGCCATGGGCCTGCGGCTGGATCGTCCGGCGCCGGGCGTCGATCTGAAGACGGTTCTGGACAAGCTGGACGCGCCGGCGCCCGATCAATCCATCGGTCGCGCGGTCCTGATGGGCGGACCGGTCGAGCGCGAGCGCGGCTTCGTGCTGCATACCGACGACTGGACGGTCGGCGACGACACCCTGGCCTTTGGCGACGGTCTGGCGATGACCGGCACGCGCGAGGCGCTGGCCGCCATGACCGACGAGATCGCCGGTCCGCGCCGATCGGCCCTTCTGCTGGGCTACGCCGGCTGGGGCGAGGGGCAGTTGGAGGAAGAGTTGGCCGACAACGTCTGGCTGACCGCCGACGCCGATCTGGACTTGATTTTCGACGGCGAACACACGTCGAAATGGACACGCGCCCTGGCCCAGCTGGGCGTGGACGCGGCCATGCTGTCGAGCCAGGGCGGCCGGGCCTGAGGCCAGACCGCCCCGCTTGACGATTAGAAGCGGTAGTTCATGCCGATGCGGAACATGTGCGTTCCGAACTTGCCGTTGCTGCGCACCATGTCCGTGCCCGTCGTGTTTGGGGCCAGGACGAACGGGTTGGTGGCGGGCGCCGTGCCGCGGCCGACGCGAATGACCGGGCTATCGACGTCCAGCGAGGTGTAGAGGTATTCGCCGCTGACCGTCAGGCCGCGACCCAGGGCGTATTCCACGCCGCCGCCGGCCTGCCAGCCGTCGCCGTCATCGCCTTCGCTAGTCTCGGTGAAGCTGTTGGCCAGGTTCGACGTGCGGAAACGGTTTTCAAACTTGCCATAGGCGTAACCGCCGGTGCCGTAGATCAGCGCCGGTCCGTAGGCGTAGCCCAGCTTCAGGCGCGCGGCCGCCGTGCTCTGCAGCTCGCGCGTGAAGGTGTAGAAGGCCGGGGTGGTCGAGAAGCCGGTCACCGAGTCTTGGACATTGTTGACGCTGTATTCGGCCAGGGCGCCGACCACGAAGTTGCCGAATTGCATGTCGTAACCGGCGCGAACGCCCGCTTCGACGCCGTCGTTGTCGTCACGGCAACCGGTGCCGGGCGCGGTGCTGGTCGCCATGCCGCCGCAGAAGCCGGGGCTGAAGGCGTTGGCGCCGACGGTAGCAGGGGCGACCGGTACGGTCGTGACCTGATCCCCATAGATGCCATCGAGGTTGCGGTCGAAGCGCAGGGTCTCGTCACCGTCGTCGTTCGACTGGTTGTAGCCGCCGAAGATGCCGATGTAGGGGCCGGACCAGTCGGGGGCGACGGACTGGGCCAGGGCGGGGGTGGAAACCATGGCCAGGGCCAGGGCGCTGCAGGCGAGGGTCTTGATCATTTGGGGAGGCTTTCGTGCCGAAAGTGCGGGTGCGACATCCCCGCTCGCCGTCACAAAAGCCGAGAGCGGCCACAGGTTCCCCGCCCTCACGCCGCCAAATGTCGCACATCCAAAGGCCCAGGTTGAACGTAGGCCGCCTTAGCGCGTCGCCATCGAAACCAGAAAGGCGATCAGCAGGACAAGGCTGACGCCCTGCCAAAACCGCACTGGATCACGCTCGATCAAGGACAGTTGTCGCGGCGGCGGGGCGGCGACGGCGCTGCCGGTTTCCAGCACATGGATCAGTTCCTCGACATCCTCGAACCGCTCGTTCGGATCGACGGCGACGGCGCGCATGATGGCCGCCTCCAGCCAGGCGGGCATATCCGGCCGGTGTCGCGTCGGCGGTGCGGGCGCCCGGTCAAAGCGCGGCGCATCGGCCGGATCCACCTCTCCCCACGGATAGGTTCGGGTGAACAGCCGGTATAGCGTCACCCCCAGGGCGAACTGATCCGTGGCGGCGTCGCCGCTCTCGCCCGCATACATTTCCGGCGCCTTATAGCCCGCGGTGCCGGGCGCCTCGGCCTCGGCGAACTCCTCGGCCAGCCTCAGCCGCGCGACGCCCAGATCGACCAGTTTCAGCCCGCCCTGTGTCTCCAGGATCACATTGTCCGGCTTGATGTCGCGGTGCGTCACGCCCGCGCGGTGCAGGGCCGAAACCGCCCGCGACAGGCGCAGCGCCACGTCGATCCCCTCTGCGATCTCGAACGGCCCCTCCTGCGCCAACCGCGCATGCAGGGTCTGACCGGCATGAAAGGGCTGGGCGATATAGAGGCGGCTCTGGCGACCGGCGTCCAGGCTCAGCACCTTGCCGACGAAGGGGCTGTCGATGCGCCGCCCGATGAAGGCTTCGCGCAGAAACGCGGTGCGCGCGCCGCGTTCGGACACCACGGCGGGCTTGGGAAACTTCAGCACCACCATGCCCGCGTCGCCCTGCGTATCCTTGGCCAGAAACAGGGTCGTATAGCGCCCGTCCGCCACGACCCGCTGAAGCGCGAAGCCGTCGACGTTGTCGCCGACGGCGGGCGGCGGCAGGATGGCCAGCCCTTCCGCCTCGGCCGTGATCGCCTCCCAGTCGGGCGCGCCGGTGCGGACCACGTCGATGACGATGGCGGTGGCGTTGTCGCGCGGCCCCGCCGCCTCGACCTCGGCCAGGATCGCGTGTGCGTCCGCATCGGGCGAGCTGCGCCGTCCCAACAGGCTCGCGATCACCGCATCGGCCAGCACCCCATGCACCCCGTCGGTGGTCAGCAGCAGCCGGTCGTGCGGCTCCAGCCGCACTTGCCGGACGTCCAGCTTCACATCCGCCTCGATGCCCACGGCGCGGTACAGCACATGGCTCAGCCCCTGCTGGGCCCGCGTGTGATCTTCCGTCAGCCGCGTCAGAACCCCGTCGCGGAAATGCCAGGCCCGGCTGTCGCCCACATGAAGCGCAGTCGCCTCGCGCCCGCGCAGGATAAGGGCGGTAAAAGTGGTCGCCGCCCCCTCCATGGCCGGATCGATCCGCCCGCGCGAATGGAGCCAGCGGTTGAAGCCTCGCAGCGCCTTGATGCCGTTGGCGGCGATGCCGTTCAGCGGATTCTGATCCAGATAGCCGTCGATGAAGCTGCGCGTCGTCAGCTCCGCCGCCATCCGCCCAGCCTTCGATCCCGACACCCCGTCGGCGATCACCGCCACAACCCCATGTTCGCG containing:
- the phbB gene encoding acetoacetyl-CoA reductase, whose translation is MARVAFVTGGTRGIGKAIVQRLHEDGFKVAAGYSGNDEAARAIADALDVMVVKGNVGSFDDCARAVKEVEDQLGPIDILVNNAGITRDGFFHKMSHDQWSDVIRVNMDSVFNMTRQVINGMRDRGHGRIVNISSINGQKGQIGQTNYSAAKAGMIGFTKALALENARKGVTVNCIAPGYIDTEMVGAMDPKVLEGIISHIPVGRLGKGEEIADMVSWLVGERAGYVTGCTLSLNGGQYLVG
- a CDS encoding DUF4908 domain-containing protein, encoding MAVAVIAVIGVGVVAPVVFPSESHAQSRRTVPPTARYVSSSGQGFILDTSGSRPLMRLERSTEVWVLRPTPAPRGDIIYRNDNGDQVLRVTPDGAVTLYTTATPQGSPASRVGEAQGLASAAMTGAQLVEYFMRQSYRASTAMGRLIVIDVDIQPGSEQVAADTVSAASDAIVRMARSSNLRAQVERVRRVVVSDQGRPGVSLIQGTLRIVIDADAGIAGRPSSARIVRVVGGDALNR
- the gloB gene encoding hydroxyacylglutathione hydrolase, with the protein product MTLDVHLFPCRSDNYGFLIRDAATGVVAAVDTPDAARILEELEGLGWGRLDLILNTHWHPDHTEGNARLKADWACDIIGPEEVRKVAPLDRVIADGDVVMVGETRFEVTETPGHTLGHVVFHAPADGLAFTGDTLFALGCGRLFEGTPEQMFESLQRLKAWPDQTVIWCAHEYTASNARFTLSLDDRPEVAAHAEAIFAARARGEPTVPTMLGVEKRFNPFLTATDADQFAARRAAKDSFQG
- a CDS encoding class I SAM-dependent methyltransferase encodes the protein MRRSIDELRTFYGEPTGALARRLVARRLDDAWGEAADCDVLGVGYATPWLDAFVGARRVVAAMPGGQGVEHWPTVGRNRTLLVDDRRLPFPAGAFDRILLVHALEEADDPAALLMEAVRALSPTGRIILAAAARGGLWARADNTPFGHGRPFTRRQLERLVRDVGLEPMAWSQTLYVPPWGPMLPLADGFEQVGRRVFPGTAGLILLEASRHSYARIRPSGHAQRVAAPVLAPQPAASVSSRGEHRD
- a CDS encoding SixA phosphatase family protein, producing MHRLILMRHAQAEASAPSGGDEARPLSAGGRAEALLMGRALAERGLKPDLALVSTAVRTRQTWEQMHDAFGDVEVRDEDALYNAPSDVIRRFVEASEDEAGCLLILAHNPGIHVLAAEYLIESAASPAVVDTLSAGFPTGAAALFSVDVAGRCTYEGFLTPRSLGAPSA
- a CDS encoding DUF952 domain-containing protein gives rise to the protein MTDIAYKIVDAAEWRAAVAEGRYDGAPVDLADGYIHMSTEAQLAETARRHFAGRGDLLLLTVDLSGFGDDLIWEPSRGGDLFPHLYAPLPVGAVTASRAFSVTAEGEMAFEDDR
- a CDS encoding quinone-dependent dihydroorotate dehydrogenase translates to MSLADVGAALLRRLDPEQAHQLAIKGLALAPLPTPPADDPILRTQLAGLDLPNPVGLAAGLDKNGEALRGLSRLGFGFVECGSVTPRPQPGNPKPRLFRLSEDRAIINRMGFNNAGLDAFAERLDQRPTGVVVGANLGANKDTEDKATDYVAGLQRLAGRAAYFTVNISSPNTPGLRALQGREQLDDLLGRINAARPAAAPDRVPVFLKIAPDLIADEIGMIVEASLAHRIDGLIVSNTTLERPETLRSPDAHETGGLSGAPIRPFAEKALRAAAEAAAGRLPLIAVGGIDSGAEAYARIRLGASAVQIYSALIYEGPGLVARIKRDLAARLRADGFSSVADAVGAPR
- a CDS encoding ATP-binding protein, which produces MKSTAVDIAESSWTAAVRQRSAAAVQRLVAAAAVALVVTPMVGVRFTFGWVVLYMAVQAMEVVVYRPILKSPDELSTGRKLAILAVVFANSTVFSSLSLVLWWIGGAIGGVCAVLMLTAVMLTAIVNATRCQAVMIAGLAPQVGFLLATPFFVYALHAPGPLVMSAAAAVVLFTFYVAITGQRMVEASVTVVRAHALAEDSRLRAERSLADHTTFLAAIGHDLRTPIGAILAGAAEFRAPDAQSRNSANLITDAGLMMKALLDDLLDHTRIGAGRMTVEAKDFDLRQMLAQTLMLWRGVADAKGLKLRIEGASAMPRHVKGDVMRIRQVLNNLMSNAMKFTEQGQITLRVQAWPEEPSGYALLFEIVDTGPGMTSDQLARLFTPFDQTADGVSARYGGSGLGLAISRNLIDLMGGRLTVRSAPGQGSRFTVSLILPRGDEAAQIVEVVDESRLDIARSLTPSVAPTPQPAAVAPSPAPEPEPVAAPPAAADEAEDQPLRLLVVDDHDINRRAVQLILQPLGCEITTAADGLIALERCQEAVFDVIFMDVRMPELDGRETTRRLRAGGGPNAATPVVAVTADTAPEDVAACQAAGMAYFVSKPLTPPALIGALQHVLNDTAAQAATEAA
- a CDS encoding very short patch repair endonuclease, whose protein sequence is MNTDVFSPEKRSAVMRRVKGRDTSPELAVRRILRAAGIGYRLGGMGLPGRPDVVMKGRKVALFVHGCFWHGHDCARGSRQPKTNADYWIAKISRNRARDAAAVQALEASGWRVVIVWECEMKQPDFAARLITAVRG
- a CDS encoding peroxiredoxin; translation: MTIQIGDRIPNATLAQATAEGPKPVSTDDIFAGKTVALFAVPGAFTPTCSARHLPGFKDHLADIQAKGVDTVACISVNDAFVMKAWGESQGITDDSIVMLADGNGELTRALGLVLDGTGFGLGERSQRYSMLVKDGVVEQLNIEQGGEFKVSSAEHLLAQL
- a CDS encoding YqgE/AlgH family protein, whose product is MSEASTLTGRLLVAMPGIDDARFEHAVILICAHGPDHAMGLRLDRPAPGVDLKTVLDKLDAPAPDQSIGRAVLMGGPVERERGFVLHTDDWTVGDDTLAFGDGLAMTGTREALAAMTDEIAGPRRSALLLGYAGWGEGQLEEELADNVWLTADADLDLIFDGEHTSKWTRALAQLGVDAAMLSSQGGRA
- a CDS encoding outer membrane protein, which gives rise to MIKTLACSALALAMVSTPALAQSVAPDWSGPYIGIFGGYNQSNDDGDETLRFDRNLDGIYGDQVTTVPVAPATVGANAFSPGFCGGMATSTAPGTGCRDDNDGVEAGVRAGYDMQFGNFVVGALAEYSVNNVQDSVTGFSTTPAFYTFTRELQSTAAARLKLGYAYGPALIYGTGGYAYGKFENRFRTSNLANSFTETSEGDDGDGWQAGGGVEYALGRGLTVSGEYLYTSLDVDSPVIRVGRGTAPATNPFVLAPNTTGTDMVRSNGKFGTHMFRIGMNYRF
- a CDS encoding bifunctional protein-serine/threonine kinase/phosphatase — encoded protein: MTDARLEIAAGFATLQGPKADNQDFGGVHIGTAAEQREHGVVAVIADGVSGSKAGRMAAELTTRSFIDGYLDQNPLNGIAANGIKALRGFNRWLHSRGRIDPAMEGAATTFTALILRGREATALHVGDSRAWHFRDGVLTRLTEDHTRAQQGLSHVLYRAVGIEADVKLDVRQVRLEPHDRLLLTTDGVHGVLADAVIASLLGRRSSPDADAHAILAEVEAAGPRDNATAIVIDVVRTGAPDWEAITAEAEGLAILPPPAVGDNVDGFALQRVVADGRYTTLFLAKDTQGDAGMVVLKFPKPAVVSERGARTAFLREAFIGRRIDSPFVGKVLSLDAGRQSRLYIAQPFHAGQTLHARLAQEGPFEIAEGIDVALRLSRAVSALHRAGVTHRDIKPDNVILETQGGLKLVDLGVARLRLAEEFAEAEAPGTAGYKAPEMYAGESGDAATDQFALGVTLYRLFTRTYPWGEVDPADAPRFDRAPAPPTRHRPDMPAWLEAAIMRAVAVDPNERFEDVEELIHVLETGSAVAAPPPRQLSLIERDPVRFWQGVSLVLLIAFLVSMATR